In Procambarus clarkii isolate CNS0578487 chromosome 5, FALCON_Pclarkii_2.0, whole genome shotgun sequence, the following are encoded in one genomic region:
- the LOC123762708 gene encoding PSME3-interacting protein, producing the protein MSSGFISEKDVEERRRIRQENWEKTREENDPEEAPEEPPPDPRPLFERLQEQRQKKQEEYDEAHKFKNMVRGLEDDEVDFLELVDRSKLQEEIRVRTEENTAMAEYRKKVSAMQKNIAEEEIRAELKVSELRKNPGGSKKTSHVTLLAGAIKRKTSDDDKNTEEAGESKKAKSELSSQGNTVAVHPVTGKSGFQCIAVLPGLGVYTDSSDSDNNIDSDSDEDDEVQIPRQPRDITGRIVKPATQCTGQSGC; encoded by the exons ATGAGTAGTGGCTTTATAAGTGAGAAGGATGTTGAAGAACGACGACGTATTAGGCAAGAGAACTGGGAAAAGACTCGAGAGGAAAATGATCCAGAGGAAGCTCCCGAGGAACCACCTCCAGATCCTCGCCCATTGTTTGAACGTCTTCAAGAGCAGCGTCAAAAAAAGCAAGAAGAATATGATGAAGCTCACAA aTTCAAAAACATGGTGCGAGGGCTTGAAGATGACGAGGTGGACTTCTTGGAACTTGTTGATCGCAGCAAGCTACAGGAGGAGATACGAGTTCGCACTGAGGAAAACACTGCCATGGCTGAATACAG GAAAAAAGTGTCTGCCATGCAAAAAAATATTGCTGAAGAAGAAATAAGAGCAGAATTGAAAGTCTCAGAATTGCGGAAAAACCCTGGAGGAAGTAAGAAAACATCACACGTTACCCTCTTGGCAGGAGCAATAAAAAGAAAAACTAGTGATGATGATAAGAACACAGAGGAGGCTGGTGAATCCAAAAAGGCAAAATCTG AGTTGTCCAGCCAAGGAAACACTGTGGCAGTCCATCCAGTCACTGGAAAGTCTGGCTTTCAATGTATTGCTGTTTTGCCTGGATTAGGTGTCTACACAGATTCTAGTGATTCTGACAATAATATAGACTCAGATAGTGATGAGGATGATGAAGTTCAAATTCCTCGGCAGCCTCGAGATATCACAGGTCGTATTGTGAAGCCTGCAACACAGTGTACTGGCCAGTCTGGCTGTTGA
- the Ppcs gene encoding uncharacterized protein Ppcs isoform X1, with translation MGGGPLTSHRLHVLVEAIRLYVALRMLGATSKLSISRSMDEWEQYFAENPAPRGYDINCAQLEAFCQVHVNRNPIALVTSGGTTVPFERNTVRFVDNFSAGTRGAASTEYFLAHGYAIIFLHRDKSVTPFLRHLDPRFLLDALQEVPGGVLQLSSIHSSQVHPIWQDYQRVKSESRILWLNFTTLSDYLWLLRAATQCLQQRAPKALLYLAAAVSDFYIPQDKMAEHKIQSASGPLTVTLQLVPKMLSPLVSVWGPELYVVSFKLETDEKKLIEKATESLRKYKHDLVIGNLLQTRREEVTFVTEKESSLLRLMEHQKAEKIEIEKLIVEEVVNRHKNFIKY, from the exons atgggggggggacctttgacaagccaccggcttcatgTCCTTGTCGAAGCCATTAGATTGtatgtggccctcag AATGTTAGGAGCCACGTCAAAACTCAG TATATCCAGAAGTATGGATGAGTGGGAGCAGTACTTTGCTGAGAACCCAGCACCCCGTGGGTATGACATCAATTGTGCTCAGCTAGAAGCCTTTTGTCAGGTGCATGTCAACAGGAACCCAATTGCACTTGTAACTTCTGGGGGCACAACAGTCCCTTTTGAAAGAAACACTGTCAG GTTTGTAGACAATTTCAGTGCTGGGACTCGGGGAGCAGCCTCCACAGAGTATTTTTTAGCACATGGCTATGCTATTATCTTCCTTCATCGGGACAAGTCAGTTACACCATTCCTTCGCCACCTTGATCCACGGTTTCTCTTAGATGCTCTCCAAGAAGTGCCAGGGGGAGTTTTGCAGCTGTCATCGATACACTCTTCACAG GTCCACCCAATTTGGCAAGACTATCAGCGTGTAAAATCAGAGAGCCGAATTCTGTGGTTGAATTTCACAACACTCTCTGACTATTTGTGGCTCTTGCGTGCAGCCACTCAGTGTTTACAACAGCGAGCACCGAAGGCCCTTTTGTACCTTGCTGCTGCAGTGTCAGATTTCTACATTCCACAAG ATAAAATGGCTGAGCACAAAATCCAGTCTGCATCCGGTCCACTCACAGTTACTCTCCAACTAGTCCCTAAGATGTTAAGTCCACTTGTGTCAGTGTGGGGGCCAGAACTCTATGTTGTGTCTTTCAAACTAGAAACAGATGAGAAAAAGCTTATCGAAAAGGCAACAGAATCACTTAGAAAATACAAACATGATTTGGTAATTGGTAATTTGCTGCAAACCCGTCGGGAGGAAGTGACATTTGTGACGGAAAAGGAAAGTAGTCTTCTTAGGTTGATGGAGCACCAGAAAGCTGAAAAAATTGAAATAGAGAAATTAATTGTAGAGGAAGTGGTTAACAGGCATAAAAACTTTATTAAATATTAA
- the Ppcs gene encoding uncharacterized protein Ppcs isoform X2, with protein MRFKLLTLRTRMLGATSKLSISRSMDEWEQYFAENPAPRGYDINCAQLEAFCQVHVNRNPIALVTSGGTTVPFERNTVRFVDNFSAGTRGAASTEYFLAHGYAIIFLHRDKSVTPFLRHLDPRFLLDALQEVPGGVLQLSSIHSSQVHPIWQDYQRVKSESRILWLNFTTLSDYLWLLRAATQCLQQRAPKALLYLAAAVSDFYIPQDKMAEHKIQSASGPLTVTLQLVPKMLSPLVSVWGPELYVVSFKLETDEKKLIEKATESLRKYKHDLVIGNLLQTRREEVTFVTEKESSLLRLMEHQKAEKIEIEKLIVEEVVNRHKNFIKY; from the exons ATGAGATTCAAATTACTAACTCTTAGGACAAG AATGTTAGGAGCCACGTCAAAACTCAG TATATCCAGAAGTATGGATGAGTGGGAGCAGTACTTTGCTGAGAACCCAGCACCCCGTGGGTATGACATCAATTGTGCTCAGCTAGAAGCCTTTTGTCAGGTGCATGTCAACAGGAACCCAATTGCACTTGTAACTTCTGGGGGCACAACAGTCCCTTTTGAAAGAAACACTGTCAG GTTTGTAGACAATTTCAGTGCTGGGACTCGGGGAGCAGCCTCCACAGAGTATTTTTTAGCACATGGCTATGCTATTATCTTCCTTCATCGGGACAAGTCAGTTACACCATTCCTTCGCCACCTTGATCCACGGTTTCTCTTAGATGCTCTCCAAGAAGTGCCAGGGGGAGTTTTGCAGCTGTCATCGATACACTCTTCACAG GTCCACCCAATTTGGCAAGACTATCAGCGTGTAAAATCAGAGAGCCGAATTCTGTGGTTGAATTTCACAACACTCTCTGACTATTTGTGGCTCTTGCGTGCAGCCACTCAGTGTTTACAACAGCGAGCACCGAAGGCCCTTTTGTACCTTGCTGCTGCAGTGTCAGATTTCTACATTCCACAAG ATAAAATGGCTGAGCACAAAATCCAGTCTGCATCCGGTCCACTCACAGTTACTCTCCAACTAGTCCCTAAGATGTTAAGTCCACTTGTGTCAGTGTGGGGGCCAGAACTCTATGTTGTGTCTTTCAAACTAGAAACAGATGAGAAAAAGCTTATCGAAAAGGCAACAGAATCACTTAGAAAATACAAACATGATTTGGTAATTGGTAATTTGCTGCAAACCCGTCGGGAGGAAGTGACATTTGTGACGGAAAAGGAAAGTAGTCTTCTTAGGTTGATGGAGCACCAGAAAGCTGAAAAAATTGAAATAGAGAAATTAATTGTAGAGGAAGTGGTTAACAGGCATAAAAACTTTATTAAATATTAA
- the Ppcs gene encoding uncharacterized protein Ppcs isoform X3, whose protein sequence is MLGATSKLSISRSMDEWEQYFAENPAPRGYDINCAQLEAFCQVHVNRNPIALVTSGGTTVPFERNTVRFVDNFSAGTRGAASTEYFLAHGYAIIFLHRDKSVTPFLRHLDPRFLLDALQEVPGGVLQLSSIHSSQVHPIWQDYQRVKSESRILWLNFTTLSDYLWLLRAATQCLQQRAPKALLYLAAAVSDFYIPQDKMAEHKIQSASGPLTVTLQLVPKMLSPLVSVWGPELYVVSFKLETDEKKLIEKATESLRKYKHDLVIGNLLQTRREEVTFVTEKESSLLRLMEHQKAEKIEIEKLIVEEVVNRHKNFIKY, encoded by the exons ATGTTAGGAGCCACGTCAAAACTCAG TATATCCAGAAGTATGGATGAGTGGGAGCAGTACTTTGCTGAGAACCCAGCACCCCGTGGGTATGACATCAATTGTGCTCAGCTAGAAGCCTTTTGTCAGGTGCATGTCAACAGGAACCCAATTGCACTTGTAACTTCTGGGGGCACAACAGTCCCTTTTGAAAGAAACACTGTCAG GTTTGTAGACAATTTCAGTGCTGGGACTCGGGGAGCAGCCTCCACAGAGTATTTTTTAGCACATGGCTATGCTATTATCTTCCTTCATCGGGACAAGTCAGTTACACCATTCCTTCGCCACCTTGATCCACGGTTTCTCTTAGATGCTCTCCAAGAAGTGCCAGGGGGAGTTTTGCAGCTGTCATCGATACACTCTTCACAG GTCCACCCAATTTGGCAAGACTATCAGCGTGTAAAATCAGAGAGCCGAATTCTGTGGTTGAATTTCACAACACTCTCTGACTATTTGTGGCTCTTGCGTGCAGCCACTCAGTGTTTACAACAGCGAGCACCGAAGGCCCTTTTGTACCTTGCTGCTGCAGTGTCAGATTTCTACATTCCACAAG ATAAAATGGCTGAGCACAAAATCCAGTCTGCATCCGGTCCACTCACAGTTACTCTCCAACTAGTCCCTAAGATGTTAAGTCCACTTGTGTCAGTGTGGGGGCCAGAACTCTATGTTGTGTCTTTCAAACTAGAAACAGATGAGAAAAAGCTTATCGAAAAGGCAACAGAATCACTTAGAAAATACAAACATGATTTGGTAATTGGTAATTTGCTGCAAACCCGTCGGGAGGAAGTGACATTTGTGACGGAAAAGGAAAGTAGTCTTCTTAGGTTGATGGAGCACCAGAAAGCTGAAAAAATTGAAATAGAGAAATTAATTGTAGAGGAAGTGGTTAACAGGCATAAAAACTTTATTAAATATTAA